One part of the Rutidosis leptorrhynchoides isolate AG116_Rl617_1_P2 chromosome 1, CSIRO_AGI_Rlap_v1, whole genome shotgun sequence genome encodes these proteins:
- the LOC139899235 gene encoding uncharacterized protein, which yields MTKLQHSGNIGLLGRIQRALGELGELNAMISTVKLGSETKVRWRWHPGANGYFTTNNLNSLIDEKNLRSGNNIVETIRNKFTPKKVEIFVWRTRKKRLPVLCELDKRGIDLHSVRCPLCDDDIETVDHSILFCKYAYDVWAKVCDWWGLPLHANLSISELFDEHCGLASTALGSKIWQAVTWICGYLIWRNRNHKVFKGETWNTQVALCEIQVKTHEWIAKRCKDKTID from the coding sequence ATGACCAAGCTGCAACATTCAGGAAATATTGGACTACTTGGGCGAATCCAGCGTGCACTTGGCGAGCTTGGAGAACTAAATGCTATGATCTCGACTGTTAAATTGGGTTCGGAAACGAAAGTCAGATGGCGATGGCATCCGGGTGCAAACGGATACTTCACAACAAACAACCTTAATTCTCTGATCGACGAAAAGAATCTTCGTTCAGGAAACAATATTGTGGAAACAATTCGGAACAAATTTACTCCTAAAAAGGTAGAAATTTTTGTGTGGCGTACAAGAAAGAAGCGGCTTCCGGTGTTGTGTGAACTCGATAAACGTGGCATCGATTTACACTCAGTTAGATGCCCTCTTTGTGATGATGATATCGAGACTGTGGACCACTCTATTCTATTTTGTAAATATGCGTACGATGTGTGGGCGAAAGTGTGTGATTGGTGGGGATTACCCTTGCATGCTAATCTAAGTATCAGTGAGCTATTCGATGAACATTGTGGCCTTGCTTCAACGGCTCTCGGTTCAAAAATATGGCAAGCGGTTACTTGGATTTGTGGGTACCTCATTTGGCGAAATAGGAATCATAAGGTATTCAAAGGAGAAACTTGGAATACTCAGGTTGCCTTATGCGAAATCCAAGTGAAGACTCATGAATGGATTGCTAAAAGGTGTAAGGATAAAACAATCGATTGA